One Mycolicibacterium pulveris genomic region harbors:
- a CDS encoding 3,4-dihydroxy-2-butanone-4-phosphate synthase yields the protein MKTTDTRVRRAITAVGGGRPVVITTGPENDNEGYLAFAAETATPRLLAFTIRHSSGYVRVALPAAECERLNLPPICHRGENRFDAAAHRVTVDWRGTGTGISATDRAATIAALAAKSSDPSDFRRPGHVVPVEVATAGVLGHPGPAEAALDLTRLAGRRHAAGLCDIVSRHRPSAMARGGELLEFALEHALPVVSVGELISYRRRVEPQVERMAETVLPNRGEGFRAIGFRDVHGGGEHLALIVGDVGPGVPVPLHVHVECVTSDVFGSTACRCGTDLRAALSDMRANDGGVVIYLRPPGPMRACGLTDTEEIDSGELSQTVAWILRDLGVYTIRLADDAPGFGLVIFGAIRERGLRVAG from the coding sequence ATGAAGACGACGGACACCAGGGTGCGCCGCGCGATCACGGCGGTGGGCGGCGGTCGGCCGGTCGTCATCACGACTGGCCCGGAGAACGACAACGAGGGATATCTCGCGTTCGCCGCCGAGACAGCCACGCCCAGATTGCTGGCCTTCACGATTCGGCACTCGTCGGGCTATGTCAGGGTCGCGCTGCCCGCCGCCGAGTGTGAGCGGTTGAACCTCCCGCCGATCTGCCATCGCGGCGAGAACCGCTTTGATGCGGCTGCTCACCGGGTGACGGTCGACTGGCGGGGGACCGGTACGGGGATCTCGGCGACCGATCGGGCGGCCACCATCGCGGCGCTGGCGGCGAAAAGCTCTGATCCGTCGGATTTTCGTCGGCCTGGGCACGTGGTTCCGGTCGAGGTGGCCACGGCAGGCGTGCTGGGTCACCCCGGTCCCGCCGAGGCGGCGCTCGACCTCACCCGCCTCGCTGGCCGACGCCACGCCGCGGGACTGTGCGACATCGTGTCCCGCCACCGGCCCAGTGCGATGGCGCGAGGCGGTGAGCTGCTCGAGTTCGCGCTCGAGCACGCATTGCCGGTCGTGTCGGTCGGCGAACTCATCAGCTATCGGCGGCGGGTGGAGCCGCAGGTCGAGCGAATGGCCGAGACGGTGCTGCCCAATCGCGGGGAAGGGTTCCGCGCCATCGGGTTCCGTGACGTGCACGGCGGCGGTGAGCACCTGGCCCTGATCGTCGGTGACGTCGGGCCCGGGGTTCCGGTTCCGCTGCACGTCCACGTCGAGTGTGTGACGTCAGACGTGTTCGGTTCGACCGCCTGCCGGTGCGGTACCGATCTGCGAGCCGCGTTGAGCGACATGCGGGCGAATGACGGCGGGGTCGTCATCTACCTGCGGCCGCCCGGCCCGATGCGGGCCTGCGGCCTGACGGACACCGAGGAAATCGACTCGGGAGAGCTGTCGCAGACGGTGGCGTGGATTCTGCGCGATCTGGGTGTCTACACCATCAGATTGGCCGATGATGCACCCGGGTTCGGTCTGGTGATCTTCGGGGCCATCCGCGAGCGCGGGCTCCGGGTCGCGGGCTGA
- a CDS encoding flavin reductase family protein — MELRPLPVDSVELRRVYGCHPSGVTAVCAMVDGEPVGMAASSFTSVSVEPPLVSICVQTGSRTWPRLKAVARLGLSVLAEHHGDACRTLSRKEGDRFAGVPWTRLASGAVVVSEASAWLECLLRSEVAAGDHMIAVLEVCALDANADMPPLVFHGSRFHRITGADVLERT, encoded by the coding sequence GTGGAACTGCGGCCTCTTCCCGTTGACAGCGTCGAACTGCGGCGCGTGTACGGCTGCCACCCCTCGGGGGTGACCGCGGTGTGCGCGATGGTCGACGGTGAGCCGGTGGGGATGGCCGCGAGTTCGTTCACATCCGTGTCGGTGGAACCGCCACTCGTGTCGATCTGCGTGCAGACCGGCTCCAGAACATGGCCGCGGTTGAAAGCGGTTGCGCGGCTGGGTCTGAGCGTGCTGGCCGAACACCACGGCGATGCGTGCCGCACTCTCTCACGCAAAGAAGGCGACCGGTTCGCCGGGGTGCCCTGGACCAGGCTGGCATCCGGAGCGGTGGTCGTGTCCGAGGCCAGCGCCTGGTTGGAATGCCTGCTGCGCAGCGAGGTGGCCGCGGGTGATCACATGATCGCCGTTCTCGAGGTGTGCGCCTTGGACGCCAACGCCGACATGCCGCCACTTGTGTTCCACGGCAGTCGGTTTCACCGGATCACCGGCGCGGACGTGTTGGAGCGGACATGA
- a CDS encoding alpha/beta fold hydrolase encodes MSQTHKLLDCRGTRIHAVEQGEGPLVVLVHGFPESWYSWRHQIPALANAGYRVVAIDQRGYGRSSKYRVQKAYRIKELVGDIVGVIDAYGEKQAVVVGHDWGAPVAWTFAWLHPDRCRGVVGISVPFAGRGVIGLPGSPFGERRPKDYHLELAGPGKIWYQDYFGEQDAIITEIEEDLRGWLLGLTYTVSGQGMIAATEAAVAAGVDLAAMDPIEVIRSGPLCLPEGARLKDAFIYPETMPDWFTDADLDFYTGEFERSGFGGPLSFYHNIDNDWCDLAEQEGTPLTPPALFIGGQYDVGTTWGAEAVERAHEVMPNYCGTHMIDDVGHWIQQEEPKETNRLLLDFLTGLR; translated from the coding sequence ATGTCGCAGACCCATAAGTTGCTCGACTGCCGCGGAACCCGCATCCACGCCGTCGAGCAGGGTGAGGGACCGCTGGTGGTCCTGGTGCACGGCTTCCCGGAGTCCTGGTACTCATGGCGCCACCAGATCCCGGCGCTGGCCAACGCCGGCTACCGGGTGGTGGCCATCGACCAGCGCGGCTACGGACGCTCGTCGAAGTACCGGGTGCAAAAGGCCTACCGCATCAAGGAGTTGGTGGGCGACATCGTGGGAGTCATCGACGCCTACGGCGAAAAGCAGGCGGTCGTGGTCGGTCACGACTGGGGCGCCCCGGTGGCGTGGACGTTCGCCTGGCTGCACCCGGACCGCTGCCGCGGCGTCGTGGGCATCAGCGTCCCGTTCGCGGGCCGCGGGGTGATCGGTCTGCCCGGCAGCCCGTTCGGGGAACGCAGGCCCAAGGACTACCACCTCGAGTTGGCCGGTCCCGGAAAGATCTGGTACCAAGACTATTTCGGTGAACAAGACGCGATCATCACCGAAATCGAAGAGGATCTCCGCGGCTGGCTGCTCGGCCTGACCTACACCGTGTCGGGTCAGGGCATGATCGCGGCCACCGAGGCCGCGGTGGCCGCCGGCGTGGACTTGGCGGCGATGGATCCCATCGAGGTGATCCGCTCCGGGCCGCTGTGCCTACCGGAAGGGGCGCGCCTCAAGGATGCGTTCATCTACCCCGAGACCATGCCGGACTGGTTCACCGACGCCGATCTCGACTTCTACACAGGAGAATTCGAACGCTCCGGGTTCGGTGGGCCGCTGAGCTTCTATCACAACATCGACAACGACTGGTGCGACCTCGCCGAGCAGGAGGGCACCCCGCTGACACCGCCCGCGCTGTTCATCGGCGGCCAGTACGACGTCGGAACGACGTGGGGCGCCGAGGCGGTCGAACGCGCGCACGAGGTGATGCCCAACTACTGCGGCACCCACATGATCGACGACGTCGGGCATTGGATCCAACAAGAGGAGCCCAAGGAGACCAACCGCCTGCTGCTCGATTTCCTGACGGGATTGCGGTAG
- a CDS encoding FAD-binding oxidoreductase: MEAQKITVRYSDGTCKTMTASADQTILEAAEENGIAIVNECQSGICGTCVATCRSGDYEMGRTEGLSDVERDARKILTCQTFANSECLIELQYPIDNNAASLVTGHATVTEVQLVSSTTAILRLDVSDMPPLKFKAGQFAQLQVPGSGVWRNYSYAHPADGRDELEFIIRLLPSGVMSDYLRDRAKPGDRIALRGSKGTFYLRPVQRPVVLVAGGTGLSAILAMAQSMAPDAGRPVHLLYGVTDIADLCKLDELERLRRRIPDLHVHTIVAHPDPGWSGPVGLVTDLLDEDMFGDGNADVYLCGPAGMVESVRNWLDNRDIHRIGLYYEKFVPSGAARRRTPLRLDYADIDMADVRHRARGTAVVIGGSIAGITTAKMLTEFFERVIVLEKDDPHRRREGRPGAAQGWHLHHLLTAGRIELERIFPGIIDDMVREGAFDVDMAAQYRIRLGGTWKKPGTGDIQIVCAGRPLLEWCVRRRLDDEPRIAFRYESEVSDLIYDRDTNTVLGVAVDNQGHPEVIPAEFVVDASGKNTPIPEILERLGIGAPEVEQDIINCFYSTMFHHVPHERQWHDKVMMICYAYRPYEDTYAAQYYTDSSRTILSTTLVAYNCYSPPRTPEEFRRFADLMPSPVVGENIDGLEPASPIYNFRYPNMLRLRYEKKRNLPRGLLAVGDAYTSADPVSGLGMSIALKEVHEMQTLLAKRGPGDADLPRRYYRRIAKLADTAWFVIREQNLRFDWVKDVDKKRPFYFGVLTWYMDRVIELIHDDLDAYRDFLAVVHLVKPPAALMSPRVAAKVLGKWARTRLSGQQTLITRNYQNRTVPPPDHLEISEAPKADFAASHTR; encoded by the coding sequence ATGGAGGCACAGAAGATCACCGTCCGATACTCGGACGGAACGTGCAAGACGATGACCGCCAGCGCCGACCAGACCATCCTGGAGGCGGCCGAGGAGAACGGCATCGCGATCGTCAACGAGTGCCAGAGCGGGATCTGCGGCACGTGTGTGGCCACCTGCCGGTCGGGCGATTACGAGATGGGCCGGACCGAAGGGCTTTCCGACGTAGAACGCGACGCCAGGAAGATACTGACCTGCCAGACGTTCGCCAACTCGGAATGCCTGATCGAACTGCAGTATCCGATCGACAACAATGCCGCCAGCCTGGTGACCGGGCATGCCACGGTGACCGAGGTGCAGTTGGTCTCGTCCACCACAGCCATTCTGCGGCTGGATGTTTCGGATATGCCTCCGCTGAAGTTCAAGGCAGGCCAGTTCGCGCAGCTGCAGGTGCCCGGCAGCGGGGTGTGGCGCAACTACTCGTACGCGCATCCGGCCGACGGGCGCGATGAGCTCGAGTTCATCATCCGGCTGTTGCCCAGCGGGGTGATGTCGGACTATCTGCGCGACCGGGCGAAGCCGGGTGACCGAATCGCGTTACGGGGCAGCAAAGGCACGTTCTATCTGCGGCCGGTGCAGCGCCCGGTGGTGCTGGTGGCCGGTGGCACCGGGCTGTCGGCGATCCTGGCGATGGCCCAGAGCATGGCGCCCGATGCCGGCCGGCCGGTCCACCTGCTCTACGGGGTGACCGACATCGCGGATCTGTGCAAGCTCGACGAGCTCGAGCGGCTGCGGCGCCGTATTCCGGATCTGCACGTGCACACCATCGTGGCGCATCCCGACCCGGGCTGGTCGGGACCGGTGGGGTTGGTGACCGATCTTCTGGACGAGGACATGTTCGGCGACGGCAACGCCGACGTCTACCTGTGCGGACCCGCGGGAATGGTCGAGTCGGTCCGGAACTGGTTGGACAACCGCGACATTCACCGCATCGGCCTCTACTACGAGAAGTTCGTGCCGAGCGGGGCCGCGCGGCGGCGCACCCCGCTGCGGTTGGACTACGCCGACATCGACATGGCCGACGTACGGCACCGCGCTCGCGGCACCGCGGTGGTGATCGGCGGCAGCATCGCAGGCATCACCACAGCCAAGATGCTCACCGAGTTCTTCGAGCGGGTGATCGTCCTGGAGAAGGACGACCCCCATCGGCGCCGCGAGGGGCGGCCCGGCGCGGCGCAAGGCTGGCATCTGCACCACCTGCTCACCGCCGGCCGCATCGAGTTGGAACGGATCTTCCCCGGCATCATCGACGACATGGTGCGCGAAGGCGCCTTCGACGTCGACATGGCCGCGCAGTACCGCATCCGCCTGGGCGGCACCTGGAAGAAGCCGGGCACCGGCGACATCCAGATCGTCTGTGCCGGACGCCCGCTGCTCGAGTGGTGCGTACGTCGCCGGCTCGACGACGAACCGCGCATCGCGTTCCGCTACGAGTCCGAGGTCAGCGATCTGATCTACGACAGGGACACCAACACGGTGCTCGGCGTCGCGGTGGACAACCAGGGGCATCCGGAGGTCATCCCGGCCGAATTCGTGGTGGACGCCTCGGGCAAGAACACCCCGATTCCGGAGATTCTCGAGCGGCTCGGGATCGGGGCGCCAGAGGTGGAGCAGGACATCATCAACTGCTTCTACTCGACCATGTTCCATCACGTTCCGCACGAACGGCAGTGGCACGACAAGGTGATGATGATCTGCTACGCGTACCGACCGTATGAGGACACTTACGCGGCGCAGTACTACACCGACAGCTCGCGCACGATCCTGTCCACCACATTGGTTGCCTACAACTGTTATTCGCCGCCGCGAACCCCTGAGGAGTTCCGCCGATTCGCCGACCTGATGCCCTCACCGGTGGTCGGTGAGAACATCGACGGCCTGGAGCCGGCGTCGCCGATCTACAACTTCCGCTATCCCAACATGCTGAGGTTGCGCTACGAGAAGAAGCGCAACCTGCCACGCGGGCTGCTTGCGGTCGGCGATGCCTACACCAGCGCCGACCCGGTGTCCGGGCTCGGGATGTCGATCGCGCTCAAGGAAGTTCACGAGATGCAGACGCTGCTGGCCAAGCGCGGTCCCGGCGATGCCGACCTGCCGCGGCGCTACTACCGGCGGATCGCCAAGCTCGCCGACACGGCCTGGTTCGTGATCAGGGAGCAGAACCTCCGGTTCGACTGGGTGAAGGATGTCGACAAGAAGCGGCCGTTCTACTTCGGGGTGTTGACCTGGTACATGGACCGGGTCATCGAACTGATCCACGACGATCTCGACGCCTACCGCGACTTCCTGGCGGTCGTCCATCTGGTCAAACCGCCTGCGGCGTTGATGTCGCCGCGGGTCGCCGCCAAAGTCCTCGGCAAGTGGGCGCGCACCAGGCTGTCGGGCCAGCAGACGCTGATCACCCGCAACTATCAGAACCGCACCGTTCCGCCGCCCGACCACCTTGAGATATCCGAGGCGCCGAAAGCCGACTTCGCCGCAAGCCACACCCGCTAG
- a CDS encoding LLM class flavin-dependent oxidoreductase, which yields MELGLFLMPAHPPERSLYDATQWDLELIQLADELGYVEAWVGEHFTVPWEPICAPDLLLAQALLRTKSIKLAPGAHLLPYHHPVELAHRVAYFDHLAQGRFMLGVGASGIPGDWALFDVDGQNGEHREMTREALEIMIKVWTEDEPWEFRGKYWNANGIAPMFEGLMKRHIKPLQAPHPPIGVTGFSAGSETLKLAGERGYLPMSLDLNTEYVATHWDAVLEGAARSGRVPDRQDWRLVREVVVAETDEQAFRYAVDGMIGRNMREYVLPTFRMFGMTKFYKHNPTVPDGDVTPEYLAENTFVVGSVETVVDKLEATYDQVGGFGHLLILGFDYSDNPGPWKDSMRLLAEEVMPRLNARIAKKPSIAIA from the coding sequence ATGGAACTGGGGCTTTTCCTGATGCCGGCGCATCCGCCGGAGCGCAGCCTGTACGACGCGACCCAGTGGGATCTCGAATTGATCCAGCTCGCCGATGAGCTGGGTTACGTCGAGGCGTGGGTGGGTGAGCACTTCACGGTGCCGTGGGAGCCGATCTGCGCGCCCGACCTGCTGTTGGCCCAGGCGCTACTGCGGACCAAGTCGATCAAGCTCGCCCCCGGCGCTCACCTGCTTCCGTACCACCACCCGGTCGAATTGGCCCACCGGGTCGCCTATTTCGACCACCTGGCCCAGGGCCGGTTCATGCTCGGGGTGGGTGCCAGCGGGATTCCCGGCGACTGGGCGCTTTTCGACGTCGACGGCCAGAACGGTGAGCACCGTGAGATGACCCGTGAGGCGCTCGAGATCATGATCAAGGTCTGGACCGAGGACGAGCCGTGGGAGTTCCGCGGAAAGTACTGGAACGCCAACGGTATCGCGCCGATGTTCGAGGGGCTGATGAAACGGCACATCAAGCCCTTGCAGGCACCGCACCCGCCCATCGGGGTAACCGGGTTCAGCGCGGGATCCGAGACGCTGAAGCTGGCAGGCGAGCGTGGTTACCTGCCGATGAGCCTGGACCTCAACACCGAATACGTCGCGACACACTGGGACGCGGTGCTGGAGGGCGCCGCCCGCAGCGGTCGCGTGCCCGACCGGCAGGACTGGCGGCTGGTGCGCGAGGTGGTCGTCGCCGAGACCGACGAGCAGGCGTTCCGGTACGCCGTCGACGGCATGATCGGCCGGAACATGCGCGAGTATGTGTTGCCGACCTTCCGGATGTTCGGCATGACCAAGTTCTACAAGCACAACCCGACGGTGCCCGACGGCGACGTCACACCGGAGTACCTGGCGGAGAACACGTTTGTGGTGGGCTCGGTCGAGACCGTCGTCGACAAGCTGGAAGCGACCTACGATCAGGTCGGCGGGTTCGGCCACCTGCTGATCCTGGGCTTCGACTACAGCGACAACCCCGGGCCGTGGAAGGACTCCATGCGGCTGCTGGCCGAAGAGGTCATGCCGAGGCTCAACGCGCGCATCGCCAAGAAGCCCTCAATCGCCATCGCCTAG
- a CDS encoding enoyl-CoA hydratase translates to MQLSSVTSRTAVTTRREHFVQHFDYIDYELLDDGRIAVITLDRPKQRNAQNRGLLVELGAAFELAEEDDAVRVVILRGAGPCFSAGHDLGSADDIRERSSGPGQHPTYHCNGGTLGGVETRHRQEWHYFFQNTKRWRNLRKITIAEVHGLVLSAGLMLAWCCDLIVAAEDTVFADVVGTRLGMCGVEYFGHPWEFGPRKAKELLLTGDALTADDAHALGMVSKVFSNDELFDCTVEFARRIAKLPSLTALMIKESVNQTVDAMGFGAALDACFSLHQLNHAHWADITGNPLGIGTVEHGLEDWRQAPEILPAAKRRP, encoded by the coding sequence CTGCAGCTCAGCAGCGTCACCTCGCGCACAGCGGTGACGACCCGAAGGGAGCACTTCGTGCAGCATTTCGACTACATCGATTACGAACTGCTCGATGACGGCCGAATCGCCGTGATCACGCTCGATCGCCCGAAACAGCGCAATGCGCAGAACCGCGGGTTGCTCGTCGAACTCGGAGCGGCATTCGAACTGGCCGAAGAGGACGACGCCGTGCGGGTGGTGATCCTGCGGGGGGCCGGGCCTTGCTTCTCCGCGGGCCACGACCTGGGTTCCGCCGACGACATCCGCGAGCGATCGTCGGGGCCGGGGCAGCACCCGACGTATCACTGCAACGGGGGGACGTTGGGCGGGGTGGAGACGCGCCATCGCCAGGAGTGGCACTACTTCTTCCAGAACACCAAGCGGTGGCGCAACCTGCGCAAGATCACCATCGCCGAGGTGCACGGGCTGGTCCTGTCGGCGGGCCTGATGCTGGCATGGTGCTGCGATCTGATCGTCGCCGCCGAGGACACGGTCTTCGCCGACGTGGTGGGCACCCGACTGGGGATGTGCGGGGTCGAGTACTTCGGCCACCCGTGGGAGTTCGGCCCCCGTAAAGCCAAGGAACTGTTGCTCACCGGAGACGCCCTGACCGCGGACGACGCGCACGCGCTCGGCATGGTCAGCAAGGTCTTCTCCAATGACGAACTGTTCGACTGCACAGTCGAATTCGCTCGCCGGATCGCCAAGCTTCCGTCACTGACCGCGCTGATGATCAAGGAGTCGGTGAACCAGACCGTCGACGCCATGGGGTTCGGCGCCGCCCTCGACGCCTGCTTCTCCCTGCACCAGCTCAACCACGCCCATTGGGCCGACATCACCGGCAACCCGTTGGGCATCGGCACCGTCGAGCACGGCCTCGAAGACTGGCGGCAGGCGCCGGAGATCCTGCCCGCGGCCAAACGGCGGCCCTGA
- a CDS encoding acyl-CoA dehydrogenase — translation MDVDYPPEAIAFRDQIRAFLAEHLPSEWSGAGALPPEEREQLRARWRKVLADRGLIAVSWPTEYGGGGLSVIEQLVLAEEFALAGAPDRSENDLAGIDLLGNTMIALGSEEQKRHFLPRILSGEDRWCQGFSEPEAGSDLASVRTRAVLDGDEWVINGQKIWTSAGPTANWIFLLARTDPDAPKHKGLSMLLAPIDQPGVEVRPIVNAAGHASFSEVFFTDARARAADVLGGVGGGWRTAMTLLGFERGSQITTAATEFGPDLERLVALARQRGRHTDPHVRDELAWCYSRVQILRYQGYRGLTALLRGEIPGADAAIHKVIWSEYFQRYTELAAEILGPDAISPQGPGNGAVLLAPAPGTPNSAGCWMDQLLYARAATIYAGSSQIQRNVIGEQLLGLPKEPR, via the coding sequence ATGGACGTCGACTATCCACCCGAGGCCATCGCCTTTCGGGATCAGATCCGGGCGTTTCTCGCAGAGCACCTGCCCAGCGAATGGAGCGGTGCCGGCGCGCTGCCGCCCGAGGAGCGCGAGCAGCTCAGGGCGCGGTGGCGCAAGGTTCTCGCCGATCGGGGACTGATCGCGGTGTCGTGGCCCACGGAGTACGGCGGCGGCGGACTCTCGGTGATCGAGCAACTGGTGTTGGCCGAGGAGTTCGCCCTCGCCGGTGCACCCGACCGCTCGGAGAACGACTTGGCGGGCATCGACCTGTTGGGCAACACGATGATCGCGCTGGGCTCCGAGGAGCAGAAGCGGCACTTTTTGCCCCGAATCCTCTCCGGCGAGGACCGCTGGTGTCAGGGGTTCTCCGAACCCGAGGCGGGCTCGGACCTGGCGTCCGTGCGGACCAGGGCGGTGCTCGACGGCGACGAGTGGGTGATCAACGGCCAGAAGATCTGGACCTCGGCCGGGCCGACGGCGAACTGGATATTCCTGCTTGCCCGCACCGATCCGGACGCGCCCAAGCACAAGGGCCTGTCGATGCTGCTGGCGCCGATCGACCAGCCCGGCGTGGAGGTGCGCCCGATCGTCAACGCCGCGGGGCACGCCTCGTTCAGCGAGGTGTTCTTCACCGACGCACGCGCCCGTGCCGCCGATGTGCTCGGCGGTGTCGGCGGCGGGTGGCGTACCGCGATGACCCTGCTAGGGTTCGAGCGGGGCTCGCAGATCACCACCGCGGCAACCGAATTCGGACCCGACCTCGAGCGTCTGGTGGCGCTGGCCCGGCAGCGCGGACGGCACACCGATCCCCATGTGCGCGACGAACTGGCGTGGTGCTACTCCCGCGTGCAGATCCTGCGGTATCAGGGGTACCGAGGGTTGACGGCGCTGCTGCGTGGGGAGATTCCCGGCGCCGACGCCGCGATCCACAAGGTCATCTGGAGCGAGTACTTCCAGCGCTACACCGAACTCGCCGCCGAGATTCTGGGGCCCGACGCAATCAGCCCACAGGGCCCGGGAAACGGTGCGGTGCTGCTCGCTCCGGCGCCCGGTACGCCGAACTCGGCCGGCTGCTGGATGGACCAGCTGTTGTATGCGCGGGCGGCGACGATCTACGCCGGCAGTTCGCAGATCCAACGCAACGTCATCGGCGAGCAGCTGTTGGGGCTTCCCAAGGAGCCACGCTGA
- a CDS encoding acyl-CoA dehydrogenase family protein has protein sequence MDFRYSTEQLDFRESLRGLLSEAAPPARVREVAAAQGLDEQLWQRLCSEAELPALHVPPEHGGAGGTLVEAAIVFEELGRALTPVPLAGIVFTIEAVLRMGDDEQRRRLLPGLLTGELIGAFAATAPDATDPSTAPVRAVGADGRVELSGECSPVLHGRIADVFVVPAAQRDGSLGWYLVTADAPGVTVAPLPSFDSTRPVARVTLQQAPAEALASCEGWQRVLDVARVLLAAESLGGAEACLALSVDYACSRRQFGRPIGSFQAVKHACAEMMIEIDATRVAVMFAAMSATDPEELAITAPLVKAQAADTFAMCAGSAMQVHGGIAFTWEHDIHMYFRRAKTTQALFGSSTHHRALLADRAGL, from the coding sequence ATGGACTTCCGCTACAGCACAGAACAGCTCGACTTCCGAGAGTCGCTGCGCGGCCTGCTTTCTGAGGCGGCTCCCCCCGCTCGCGTGCGCGAGGTCGCCGCGGCCCAGGGTCTTGACGAACAGCTGTGGCAGCGGCTCTGCAGCGAGGCCGAGCTGCCGGCGCTGCACGTGCCGCCCGAGCACGGCGGAGCCGGCGGCACCCTGGTGGAGGCCGCCATCGTCTTCGAAGAGCTCGGCCGTGCGCTGACGCCGGTTCCGTTGGCGGGCATCGTCTTCACGATCGAGGCCGTGCTGCGGATGGGTGACGACGAACAGCGGCGCCGTCTGCTCCCCGGGTTGCTGACCGGCGAGTTGATCGGAGCATTCGCGGCGACGGCGCCGGACGCCACCGACCCCTCGACGGCCCCGGTGCGGGCCGTCGGCGCCGATGGCCGCGTCGAGCTGTCCGGCGAGTGCTCGCCGGTGCTGCACGGCCGCATCGCGGACGTGTTCGTGGTGCCGGCCGCCCAGCGCGACGGCTCGCTCGGGTGGTACCTGGTGACCGCCGATGCCCCCGGGGTCACGGTCGCGCCGCTGCCGTCGTTCGACAGCACCCGGCCGGTCGCCCGGGTCACGTTGCAGCAGGCGCCCGCCGAAGCGCTGGCGTCGTGCGAGGGCTGGCAGCGGGTGCTCGACGTGGCCCGCGTGCTGTTGGCCGCCGAGTCGCTCGGCGGCGCCGAGGCGTGCCTCGCGCTGTCGGTCGACTACGCCTGCAGCAGACGGCAGTTCGGACGACCGATCGGATCGTTTCAGGCGGTCAAGCACGCCTGCGCCGAGATGATGATCGAGATCGACGCCACCCGGGTCGCGGTCATGTTCGCCGCCATGAGCGCCACGGACCCCGAGGAACTCGCGATCACCGCACCGTTGGTCAAGGCACAGGCCGCCGACACCTTCGCCATGTGCGCGGGCTCTGCGATGCAGGTGCACGGCGGCATCGCGTTCACCTGGGAGCACGACATCCACATGTACTTCCGCCGCGCCAAGACCACCCAGGCCCTGTTCGGCAGCAGCACCCACCACCGGGCGCTGCTCGCCGACCGCGCCGGGTTGTAG